From [Clostridium] symbiosum, a single genomic window includes:
- the mutL gene encoding DNA mismatch repair endonuclease MutL has protein sequence MANIQVLDQNTINQIAAGEVIERPASVVKELLENAVDAKATAVTVEIRDGGLSMIRVTDNGCGIPKEQIPLAFLRHATSKIRTVEDLFTVASLGFRGEALSSIASVAQVELITKTTGSMSGSRYQIEGGEEISLEEVGAPEGTTFIARNLFYNTPARRKFLKPPMTEGAHVADLVEKIALSHPEISIRLIQNGQSKLHTSGNHNLKDIVYTIFGREIAANLLPVESGADPVKVEGYIGKPLIARGNRNYENYFINGRYIKSSLINKAIEDAYKPFMMQHKYPFTMLQFTIEPEFLDVNVHPAKMELRFRDGEMVYKMVYHTISMALSQKELIPQVELPGVNPPGGKNAENQDSSSRGLKPVIIRENRPEPFEKRRMQAESLIQSAAASDLTSSLEAAAASAQAAPEAGGRPSGSFGSSGLTGRDIRDLLSVRTPVIADEAAPYSGRTAAPLSFSAEKPDTEKEPERSIGPEQKIEPEPNTRSDSLSDLCPETETAADTSSQAVPKQLDLFEEKLLTKQARSEHILIGQLFDTYWLVQFHDNLYIIDQHAAHEKVLYEKTIASLKKREYTSQLINPPIILTLSGNEELMLKKYMDHFTSVGFEIEHFGGKEYAVRAVPANLFSIAKRELLMEMIDGLTDGADLGTPDIINEKIASMSCKAAVKGNHAMSAMEADKLIDELLELENPYACPHGRPTIITMSKYELEKKFKRIV, from the coding sequence ATGGCAAACATTCAAGTATTGGATCAGAATACGATTAACCAGATAGCGGCCGGAGAGGTGATCGAACGCCCTGCCTCCGTTGTAAAAGAACTTCTTGAGAATGCCGTCGATGCCAAAGCGACGGCGGTCACCGTTGAGATACGCGACGGCGGCCTTTCCATGATCCGCGTTACGGACAATGGCTGTGGAATTCCAAAAGAGCAGATTCCGCTCGCGTTCCTGCGTCACGCGACGAGTAAAATCAGGACGGTTGAGGATTTATTTACCGTAGCCTCCTTAGGGTTCCGTGGTGAGGCTCTTTCAAGCATTGCCTCCGTAGCCCAGGTGGAACTCATTACAAAGACGACGGGGAGCATGTCCGGATCCAGATATCAGATAGAGGGCGGAGAAGAAATTTCCCTGGAAGAGGTGGGTGCGCCGGAGGGCACCACCTTCATAGCAAGAAACCTCTTCTACAACACGCCAGCCAGGAGAAAATTCCTGAAACCCCCGATGACGGAGGGCGCCCATGTGGCCGATCTGGTGGAGAAAATCGCCCTGTCCCATCCCGAGATTTCCATCAGGCTCATCCAGAACGGACAGAGCAAGCTCCATACCTCCGGCAACCATAACCTGAAGGATATTGTTTACACGATATTCGGCCGTGAGATTGCGGCAAACCTGCTTCCGGTGGAGTCGGGGGCGGATCCGGTTAAGGTGGAAGGTTATATCGGGAAACCCCTGATTGCCAGGGGCAACCGCAATTATGAAAACTATTTTATCAATGGCAGATATATCAAAAGCAGCCTTATCAACAAGGCGATAGAGGATGCCTACAAGCCCTTTATGATGCAGCACAAATACCCTTTTACCATGCTCCAGTTTACGATTGAGCCGGAATTTCTGGATGTCAACGTCCATCCGGCCAAGATGGAGCTGCGTTTCAGGGATGGGGAGATGGTCTATAAGATGGTGTACCATACCATCTCAATGGCGCTGTCACAAAAGGAACTGATTCCGCAGGTGGAACTGCCCGGTGTAAATCCGCCTGGCGGAAAGAATGCAGAGAACCAGGACTCTTCATCCAGAGGACTCAAACCCGTTATCATCAGGGAGAACCGGCCCGAACCCTTTGAAAAACGCAGAATGCAGGCGGAATCCCTGATTCAATCGGCGGCAGCCTCGGATCTGACAAGCTCCCTCGAAGCCGCAGCAGCAAGTGCACAGGCCGCGCCGGAAGCGGGCGGCAGGCCCTCTGGTTCCTTTGGTTCCTCCGGTCTGACCGGAAGGGATATCAGGGATCTGCTCTCCGTAAGGACACCCGTGATTGCAGATGAAGCCGCCCCCTATTCGGGACGGACGGCCGCGCCGCTCTCATTCTCCGCCGAAAAGCCGGATACAGAGAAAGAACCGGAACGCAGTATCGGACCAGAGCAGAAGATTGAGCCGGAACCGAATACCCGATCGGATTCACTCTCCGATTTGTGCCCTGAAACAGAGACGGCGGCAGACACCTCGTCTCAGGCCGTGCCGAAGCAGCTTGATTTATTCGAAGAAAAGCTGCTCACAAAGCAGGCCCGCTCCGAGCACATCCTGATCGGCCAGCTCTTCGACACTTACTGGCTTGTGCAGTTTCATGACAACCTCTACATCATTGATCAGCATGCGGCCCACGAGAAGGTTCTCTACGAAAAGACAATCGCCTCACTGAAAAAGCGTGAGTACACTTCACAGTTAATTAATCCTCCGATTATCCTGACCCTGTCCGGAAACGAGGAGCTGATGCTTAAGAAATACATGGATCATTTCACATCGGTCGGATTTGAGATTGAGCATTTCGGCGGCAAAGAGTATGCGGTGAGGGCGGTTCCCGCCAATCTTTTTTCCATTGCAAAAAGAGAGCTGCTGATGGAGATGATAGACGGCCTGACCGACGGAGCCGACCTGGGCACGCCCGATATTATC